One Vitis vinifera cultivar Pinot Noir 40024 chromosome 8, ASM3070453v1 genomic window carries:
- the LOC100854566 gene encoding uncharacterized protein LOC100854566 isoform X6: MASDSDPSINSNDSSSYFQQTVCLQDWWLIKSKKGFEGKRLAVAGLSSKEQRAVRVFSSAPIIKRYDVFTLETADGITVIIKGFINKLRTNENGFPSEVFNHFLFGFPPHWEEYAEKCFEGGSTSGFVSRSNPGVVSISTHDLDKLMMDSEKTNQCKKAINEARHENSEDVVEMKRKNNERSSPFEACENQDVGNLNRSSLTASAQSGKKMDISEDIPCQSEGQVSKCQSRKSNRKWQEGQKAEIGLKTKRKSFISVPVGFDHVNNTVGNISREIGGESISNLSDVGPQEHHNITVEKLDDECLKDGSQKNSEFPPAYTNAKCKQNHENIMIQAKIQSKNTNESVRPSTRPGQANQKIDLKTPVGERASSSGKKTKRKLDYNIQVTHPSIKERTEVSIVSPELLSLKRSRSGRLLLPSLDFWRNQKAVYDADRRITGIQEVLHVVEPSRGSRSEPQGKQRPLK; encoded by the exons ATGGCTTCGGACTCTGATCCAAGCATCAACAGCAACGATTCATCATCTTATTTTCAACAAACA GTTTGTTTGCAAGATTGGTGGCTGATCAAGTCCAAGAAGGGCTTCGAAGGGAAACGACTAGCGGTTGCGGGGTTGTCCTCAAAGGA GCAACGAGCTGTGCGAGTGTTTTCATCTGCACCAATTATCAAGAGATATGATGTATTCACTCTTGAGACTGCTGATGGAATAACTGTCATTATCAAGGGCTTCATAAACAAGTTACGTACAAATGAAAATGGGTTTCCCTCTGAG GTGTTCAATcatttcttgtttggttttccTCCTCACTGGGAGGAATATGCTGAAAAGTGCTTTGAGGGAGGCTCTACCAGTGGGTTTGTTTCAAGAAGTAACCCTGGCGTTGTTTCAATAAGTACCCATGACCTAGACAAGTTAATGATGGACTCAGAAA AAACAAACCAGTGCAAGAAGGCCATTAATGAAGCAAGACATGAAAACAGTGAAGATGTTGTGGAAATGAAGCGTAAAAATAATGAGCGGAGTTCTCCATTTGAAGCCTGTGAGAACCAAGATGTAGGGAATTTGAACAGAAGTTCATTGACTGCAAGTGCTCAATCTGGGAAAAAAATGGACATCTCGGAGGATATTCCCTGTCAATCAGAGGGCCAAGTATCAAAATGTCAGTCAAGGAAGTCAAACAGAAAATGGCAGGAAGGACAAAAGGCTGAAATTGGGttgaaaactaaaagaaaaagcTTCATTTCCGTTCCAGTGGGTTTTGATCATGTAAACAACACTGTAGGAAATATTAGCCGTGAAATAGGAGGAGAAAGTATCTCGAATTTGTCTGATGTTGGACCTCAAGAGCATCATAATATAACAGTAGAAAAACTAGATGATGAGTGTTTAAAAGATGGTTCTCAGAAGAATTCTGAGTTCCCTCCTGCTTATACTAATGCAAAATGCAAACAAAACCATGAAAACATTATGATTCAAGCCAAAATACAGAGTAAGAACACAAATGAATCAGTCAGACCTTCCACTAGGCCCGGTCAGGCAAACCAAAAAATCGACCTGAAAACCCCAGTTGGGGAGAGAGCAAGCAGTTCTGGAAAGAAGACTAAGAGGAAATTAGATTACAATATACAG GTAACGCATCCTAGCATCAAAGAGAGAACAGAAGTGTCAATTGTTTCTCCAGAATTATTGAGTTTGAAACGATCCAGATCAG GAAGACTACTTTTACCTTCCCTAGATTTCTGGCGCAACCAAAAGGCAGTTTATGATGCG GATCGGAGAATTACTGGAATTCAGGAAGTCCTGCATGTGGTAGAACCATCTAGAG GGAGTAGATCTGAGCCTCAGGGAAAGCAGAGGCCACTCAAATGA
- the LOC100854566 gene encoding kinetochore-associated protein KNL-2 homolog isoform X1, with amino-acid sequence MASDSDPSINSNDSSSYFQQTVCLQDWWLIKSKKGFEGKRLAVAGLSSKEACVVDLLNWIISKTQTCTSHAAESLVRQRAVRVFSSAPIIKRYDVFTLETADGITVIIKGFINKLRTNENGFPSEVFNHFLFGFPPHWEEYAEKCFEGGSTSGFVSRSNPGVVSISTHDLDKLMMDSEKETNQCKKAINEARHENSEDVVEMKRKNNERSSPFEACENQDVGNLNRSSLTASAQSGKKMDISEDIPCQSEGQVSKCQSRKSNRKWQEGQKAEIGLKTKRKSFISVPVGFDHVNNTVGNISREIGGESISNLSDVGPQEHHNITVEKLDDECLKDGSQKNSEFPPAYTNAKCKQNHENIMIQAKIQSKNTNESVRPSTRPGQANQKIDLKTPVGERASSSGKKTKRKLDYNIQVTHPSIKERTEVSIVSPELLSLKRSRSGRLLLPSLDFWRNQKAVYDADRRITGIQEVLHVVEPSRGSRSEPQGKQRPLK; translated from the exons ATGGCTTCGGACTCTGATCCAAGCATCAACAGCAACGATTCATCATCTTATTTTCAACAAACA GTTTGTTTGCAAGATTGGTGGCTGATCAAGTCCAAGAAGGGCTTCGAAGGGAAACGACTAGCGGTTGCGGGGTTGTCCTCAAAGGA GGCCTGTGTAGTTGATTTGCTGAATTGGATCATCTCAAAGACTCAAACATGCACATCACATGCAGCCGAGTCACTAGTTAG GCAACGAGCTGTGCGAGTGTTTTCATCTGCACCAATTATCAAGAGATATGATGTATTCACTCTTGAGACTGCTGATGGAATAACTGTCATTATCAAGGGCTTCATAAACAAGTTACGTACAAATGAAAATGGGTTTCCCTCTGAG GTGTTCAATcatttcttgtttggttttccTCCTCACTGGGAGGAATATGCTGAAAAGTGCTTTGAGGGAGGCTCTACCAGTGGGTTTGTTTCAAGAAGTAACCCTGGCGTTGTTTCAATAAGTACCCATGACCTAGACAAGTTAATGATGGACTCAGAAA AAGAAACAAACCAGTGCAAGAAGGCCATTAATGAAGCAAGACATGAAAACAGTGAAGATGTTGTGGAAATGAAGCGTAAAAATAATGAGCGGAGTTCTCCATTTGAAGCCTGTGAGAACCAAGATGTAGGGAATTTGAACAGAAGTTCATTGACTGCAAGTGCTCAATCTGGGAAAAAAATGGACATCTCGGAGGATATTCCCTGTCAATCAGAGGGCCAAGTATCAAAATGTCAGTCAAGGAAGTCAAACAGAAAATGGCAGGAAGGACAAAAGGCTGAAATTGGGttgaaaactaaaagaaaaagcTTCATTTCCGTTCCAGTGGGTTTTGATCATGTAAACAACACTGTAGGAAATATTAGCCGTGAAATAGGAGGAGAAAGTATCTCGAATTTGTCTGATGTTGGACCTCAAGAGCATCATAATATAACAGTAGAAAAACTAGATGATGAGTGTTTAAAAGATGGTTCTCAGAAGAATTCTGAGTTCCCTCCTGCTTATACTAATGCAAAATGCAAACAAAACCATGAAAACATTATGATTCAAGCCAAAATACAGAGTAAGAACACAAATGAATCAGTCAGACCTTCCACTAGGCCCGGTCAGGCAAACCAAAAAATCGACCTGAAAACCCCAGTTGGGGAGAGAGCAAGCAGTTCTGGAAAGAAGACTAAGAGGAAATTAGATTACAATATACAG GTAACGCATCCTAGCATCAAAGAGAGAACAGAAGTGTCAATTGTTTCTCCAGAATTATTGAGTTTGAAACGATCCAGATCAG GAAGACTACTTTTACCTTCCCTAGATTTCTGGCGCAACCAAAAGGCAGTTTATGATGCG GATCGGAGAATTACTGGAATTCAGGAAGTCCTGCATGTGGTAGAACCATCTAGAG GGAGTAGATCTGAGCCTCAGGGAAAGCAGAGGCCACTCAAATGA
- the LOC100854566 gene encoding kinetochore-associated protein KNL-2 homolog isoform X5 has product MASDSDPSINSNDSSSYFQQTVCLQDWWLIKSKKGFEGKRLAVAGLSSKEQRAVRVFSSAPIIKRYDVFTLETADGITVIIKGFINKLRTNENGFPSEVFNHFLFGFPPHWEEYAEKCFEGGSTSGFVSRSNPGVVSISTHDLDKLMMDSEKETNQCKKAINEARHENSEDVVEMKRKNNERSSPFEACENQDVGNLNRSSLTASAQSGKKMDISEDIPCQSEGQVSKCQSRKSNRKWQEGQKAEIGLKTKRKSFISVPVGFDHVNNTVGNISREIGGESISNLSDVGPQEHHNITVEKLDDECLKDGSQKNSEFPPAYTNAKCKQNHENIMIQAKIQSKNTNESVRPSTRPGQANQKIDLKTPVGERASSSGKKTKRKLDYNIQVTHPSIKERTEVSIVSPELLSLKRSRSGRLLLPSLDFWRNQKAVYDADRRITGIQEVLHVVEPSRGSRSEPQGKQRPLK; this is encoded by the exons ATGGCTTCGGACTCTGATCCAAGCATCAACAGCAACGATTCATCATCTTATTTTCAACAAACA GTTTGTTTGCAAGATTGGTGGCTGATCAAGTCCAAGAAGGGCTTCGAAGGGAAACGACTAGCGGTTGCGGGGTTGTCCTCAAAGGA GCAACGAGCTGTGCGAGTGTTTTCATCTGCACCAATTATCAAGAGATATGATGTATTCACTCTTGAGACTGCTGATGGAATAACTGTCATTATCAAGGGCTTCATAAACAAGTTACGTACAAATGAAAATGGGTTTCCCTCTGAG GTGTTCAATcatttcttgtttggttttccTCCTCACTGGGAGGAATATGCTGAAAAGTGCTTTGAGGGAGGCTCTACCAGTGGGTTTGTTTCAAGAAGTAACCCTGGCGTTGTTTCAATAAGTACCCATGACCTAGACAAGTTAATGATGGACTCAGAAA AAGAAACAAACCAGTGCAAGAAGGCCATTAATGAAGCAAGACATGAAAACAGTGAAGATGTTGTGGAAATGAAGCGTAAAAATAATGAGCGGAGTTCTCCATTTGAAGCCTGTGAGAACCAAGATGTAGGGAATTTGAACAGAAGTTCATTGACTGCAAGTGCTCAATCTGGGAAAAAAATGGACATCTCGGAGGATATTCCCTGTCAATCAGAGGGCCAAGTATCAAAATGTCAGTCAAGGAAGTCAAACAGAAAATGGCAGGAAGGACAAAAGGCTGAAATTGGGttgaaaactaaaagaaaaagcTTCATTTCCGTTCCAGTGGGTTTTGATCATGTAAACAACACTGTAGGAAATATTAGCCGTGAAATAGGAGGAGAAAGTATCTCGAATTTGTCTGATGTTGGACCTCAAGAGCATCATAATATAACAGTAGAAAAACTAGATGATGAGTGTTTAAAAGATGGTTCTCAGAAGAATTCTGAGTTCCCTCCTGCTTATACTAATGCAAAATGCAAACAAAACCATGAAAACATTATGATTCAAGCCAAAATACAGAGTAAGAACACAAATGAATCAGTCAGACCTTCCACTAGGCCCGGTCAGGCAAACCAAAAAATCGACCTGAAAACCCCAGTTGGGGAGAGAGCAAGCAGTTCTGGAAAGAAGACTAAGAGGAAATTAGATTACAATATACAG GTAACGCATCCTAGCATCAAAGAGAGAACAGAAGTGTCAATTGTTTCTCCAGAATTATTGAGTTTGAAACGATCCAGATCAG GAAGACTACTTTTACCTTCCCTAGATTTCTGGCGCAACCAAAAGGCAGTTTATGATGCG GATCGGAGAATTACTGGAATTCAGGAAGTCCTGCATGTGGTAGAACCATCTAGAG GGAGTAGATCTGAGCCTCAGGGAAAGCAGAGGCCACTCAAATGA
- the LOC100854566 gene encoding uncharacterized protein LOC100854566 isoform X2, with protein MASDSDPSINSNDSSSYFQQTVCLQDWWLIKSKKGFEGKRLAVAGLSSKEACVVDLLNWIISKTQTCTSHAAESLVRQRAVRVFSSAPIIKRYDVFTLETADGITVIIKGFINKLRTNENGFPSEVFNHFLFGFPPHWEEYAEKCFEGGSTSGFVSRSNPGVVSISTHDLDKLMMDSEKTNQCKKAINEARHENSEDVVEMKRKNNERSSPFEACENQDVGNLNRSSLTASAQSGKKMDISEDIPCQSEGQVSKCQSRKSNRKWQEGQKAEIGLKTKRKSFISVPVGFDHVNNTVGNISREIGGESISNLSDVGPQEHHNITVEKLDDECLKDGSQKNSEFPPAYTNAKCKQNHENIMIQAKIQSKNTNESVRPSTRPGQANQKIDLKTPVGERASSSGKKTKRKLDYNIQVTHPSIKERTEVSIVSPELLSLKRSRSGRLLLPSLDFWRNQKAVYDADRRITGIQEVLHVVEPSRGSRSEPQGKQRPLK; from the exons ATGGCTTCGGACTCTGATCCAAGCATCAACAGCAACGATTCATCATCTTATTTTCAACAAACA GTTTGTTTGCAAGATTGGTGGCTGATCAAGTCCAAGAAGGGCTTCGAAGGGAAACGACTAGCGGTTGCGGGGTTGTCCTCAAAGGA GGCCTGTGTAGTTGATTTGCTGAATTGGATCATCTCAAAGACTCAAACATGCACATCACATGCAGCCGAGTCACTAGTTAG GCAACGAGCTGTGCGAGTGTTTTCATCTGCACCAATTATCAAGAGATATGATGTATTCACTCTTGAGACTGCTGATGGAATAACTGTCATTATCAAGGGCTTCATAAACAAGTTACGTACAAATGAAAATGGGTTTCCCTCTGAG GTGTTCAATcatttcttgtttggttttccTCCTCACTGGGAGGAATATGCTGAAAAGTGCTTTGAGGGAGGCTCTACCAGTGGGTTTGTTTCAAGAAGTAACCCTGGCGTTGTTTCAATAAGTACCCATGACCTAGACAAGTTAATGATGGACTCAGAAA AAACAAACCAGTGCAAGAAGGCCATTAATGAAGCAAGACATGAAAACAGTGAAGATGTTGTGGAAATGAAGCGTAAAAATAATGAGCGGAGTTCTCCATTTGAAGCCTGTGAGAACCAAGATGTAGGGAATTTGAACAGAAGTTCATTGACTGCAAGTGCTCAATCTGGGAAAAAAATGGACATCTCGGAGGATATTCCCTGTCAATCAGAGGGCCAAGTATCAAAATGTCAGTCAAGGAAGTCAAACAGAAAATGGCAGGAAGGACAAAAGGCTGAAATTGGGttgaaaactaaaagaaaaagcTTCATTTCCGTTCCAGTGGGTTTTGATCATGTAAACAACACTGTAGGAAATATTAGCCGTGAAATAGGAGGAGAAAGTATCTCGAATTTGTCTGATGTTGGACCTCAAGAGCATCATAATATAACAGTAGAAAAACTAGATGATGAGTGTTTAAAAGATGGTTCTCAGAAGAATTCTGAGTTCCCTCCTGCTTATACTAATGCAAAATGCAAACAAAACCATGAAAACATTATGATTCAAGCCAAAATACAGAGTAAGAACACAAATGAATCAGTCAGACCTTCCACTAGGCCCGGTCAGGCAAACCAAAAAATCGACCTGAAAACCCCAGTTGGGGAGAGAGCAAGCAGTTCTGGAAAGAAGACTAAGAGGAAATTAGATTACAATATACAG GTAACGCATCCTAGCATCAAAGAGAGAACAGAAGTGTCAATTGTTTCTCCAGAATTATTGAGTTTGAAACGATCCAGATCAG GAAGACTACTTTTACCTTCCCTAGATTTCTGGCGCAACCAAAAGGCAGTTTATGATGCG GATCGGAGAATTACTGGAATTCAGGAAGTCCTGCATGTGGTAGAACCATCTAGAG GGAGTAGATCTGAGCCTCAGGGAAAGCAGAGGCCACTCAAATGA
- the LOC100854566 gene encoding uncharacterized protein LOC100854566 isoform X3 gives MASDSDPSINSNDSSSYFQQTVCLQDWWLIKSKKGFEGKRLAVAGLSSKEACVVDLLNWIISKTQTCTSHAAESLVRQRAVRVFSSAPIIKRYDVFTLETADGITVIIKGFINKLRTNENGFPSEVFNHFLFGFPPHWEEYAEKCFEGGSTSGFVSRSNPGVVSISTHDLDKLMMDSEKETNQCKKAINEARHENSEDVVEMKRKNNERSSPFEACENQDVGNLNRSSLTASAQSGKKMDISEDIPCQSEGQVSKCQSRKSNRKWQEGQKAEIGLKTKRKSFISVPVGFDHVNNTVGNISREIGGESISNLSDVGPQEHHNITVEKLDDECLKDGSQKNSEFPPAYTNAKCKQNHENIMIQAKIQSKNTNESVRPSTRPGQANQKIDLKTPVGERASSSGKKTKRKLDYNIQVTHPSIKERTEVSIVSPELLSLKRSRSGRLLLPSLDFWRNQKAVYDADRRITGIQEVLHVVEPSRANRPLHLVGRE, from the exons ATGGCTTCGGACTCTGATCCAAGCATCAACAGCAACGATTCATCATCTTATTTTCAACAAACA GTTTGTTTGCAAGATTGGTGGCTGATCAAGTCCAAGAAGGGCTTCGAAGGGAAACGACTAGCGGTTGCGGGGTTGTCCTCAAAGGA GGCCTGTGTAGTTGATTTGCTGAATTGGATCATCTCAAAGACTCAAACATGCACATCACATGCAGCCGAGTCACTAGTTAG GCAACGAGCTGTGCGAGTGTTTTCATCTGCACCAATTATCAAGAGATATGATGTATTCACTCTTGAGACTGCTGATGGAATAACTGTCATTATCAAGGGCTTCATAAACAAGTTACGTACAAATGAAAATGGGTTTCCCTCTGAG GTGTTCAATcatttcttgtttggttttccTCCTCACTGGGAGGAATATGCTGAAAAGTGCTTTGAGGGAGGCTCTACCAGTGGGTTTGTTTCAAGAAGTAACCCTGGCGTTGTTTCAATAAGTACCCATGACCTAGACAAGTTAATGATGGACTCAGAAA AAGAAACAAACCAGTGCAAGAAGGCCATTAATGAAGCAAGACATGAAAACAGTGAAGATGTTGTGGAAATGAAGCGTAAAAATAATGAGCGGAGTTCTCCATTTGAAGCCTGTGAGAACCAAGATGTAGGGAATTTGAACAGAAGTTCATTGACTGCAAGTGCTCAATCTGGGAAAAAAATGGACATCTCGGAGGATATTCCCTGTCAATCAGAGGGCCAAGTATCAAAATGTCAGTCAAGGAAGTCAAACAGAAAATGGCAGGAAGGACAAAAGGCTGAAATTGGGttgaaaactaaaagaaaaagcTTCATTTCCGTTCCAGTGGGTTTTGATCATGTAAACAACACTGTAGGAAATATTAGCCGTGAAATAGGAGGAGAAAGTATCTCGAATTTGTCTGATGTTGGACCTCAAGAGCATCATAATATAACAGTAGAAAAACTAGATGATGAGTGTTTAAAAGATGGTTCTCAGAAGAATTCTGAGTTCCCTCCTGCTTATACTAATGCAAAATGCAAACAAAACCATGAAAACATTATGATTCAAGCCAAAATACAGAGTAAGAACACAAATGAATCAGTCAGACCTTCCACTAGGCCCGGTCAGGCAAACCAAAAAATCGACCTGAAAACCCCAGTTGGGGAGAGAGCAAGCAGTTCTGGAAAGAAGACTAAGAGGAAATTAGATTACAATATACAG GTAACGCATCCTAGCATCAAAGAGAGAACAGAAGTGTCAATTGTTTCTCCAGAATTATTGAGTTTGAAACGATCCAGATCAG GAAGACTACTTTTACCTTCCCTAGATTTCTGGCGCAACCAAAAGGCAGTTTATGATGCG GATCGGAGAATTACTGGAATTCAGGAAGTCCTGCATGTGGTAGAACCATCTAGAG CTAATAGGCCTCTTCACCTTGTTGGTAGGGAGTAG
- the LOC100854566 gene encoding uncharacterized protein LOC100854566 isoform X4, which yields MASDSDPSINSNDSSSYFQQTVCLQDWWLIKSKKGFEGKRLAVAGLSSKEACVVDLLNWIISKTQTCTSHAAESLVRQRAVRVFSSAPIIKRYDVFTLETADGITVIIKGFINKLRTNENGFPSEVFNHFLFGFPPHWEEYAEKCFEGGSTSGFVSRSNPGVVSISTHDLDKLMMDSEKETNQCKKAINEARHENSEDVVEMKRKNNERSSPFEACENQDVGNLNRSSLTASAQSGKKMDISEDIPCQSEGQVSKCQSRKSNRKWQEGQKAEIGLKTKRKSFISVPVGFDHVNNTVGNISREIGGESISNLSDVGPQEHHNITVEKLDDECLKDGSQKNSEFPPAYTNAKCKQNHENIMIQAKIQSKNTNESVRPSTRPGQANQKIDLKTPVGERASSSGKKTKRKLDYNIQVTHPSIKERTEVSIVSPELLSLKRSRSGRLLLPSLDFWRNQKAVYDAVRDIFLPHTWIGELLEFRKSCMW from the exons ATGGCTTCGGACTCTGATCCAAGCATCAACAGCAACGATTCATCATCTTATTTTCAACAAACA GTTTGTTTGCAAGATTGGTGGCTGATCAAGTCCAAGAAGGGCTTCGAAGGGAAACGACTAGCGGTTGCGGGGTTGTCCTCAAAGGA GGCCTGTGTAGTTGATTTGCTGAATTGGATCATCTCAAAGACTCAAACATGCACATCACATGCAGCCGAGTCACTAGTTAG GCAACGAGCTGTGCGAGTGTTTTCATCTGCACCAATTATCAAGAGATATGATGTATTCACTCTTGAGACTGCTGATGGAATAACTGTCATTATCAAGGGCTTCATAAACAAGTTACGTACAAATGAAAATGGGTTTCCCTCTGAG GTGTTCAATcatttcttgtttggttttccTCCTCACTGGGAGGAATATGCTGAAAAGTGCTTTGAGGGAGGCTCTACCAGTGGGTTTGTTTCAAGAAGTAACCCTGGCGTTGTTTCAATAAGTACCCATGACCTAGACAAGTTAATGATGGACTCAGAAA AAGAAACAAACCAGTGCAAGAAGGCCATTAATGAAGCAAGACATGAAAACAGTGAAGATGTTGTGGAAATGAAGCGTAAAAATAATGAGCGGAGTTCTCCATTTGAAGCCTGTGAGAACCAAGATGTAGGGAATTTGAACAGAAGTTCATTGACTGCAAGTGCTCAATCTGGGAAAAAAATGGACATCTCGGAGGATATTCCCTGTCAATCAGAGGGCCAAGTATCAAAATGTCAGTCAAGGAAGTCAAACAGAAAATGGCAGGAAGGACAAAAGGCTGAAATTGGGttgaaaactaaaagaaaaagcTTCATTTCCGTTCCAGTGGGTTTTGATCATGTAAACAACACTGTAGGAAATATTAGCCGTGAAATAGGAGGAGAAAGTATCTCGAATTTGTCTGATGTTGGACCTCAAGAGCATCATAATATAACAGTAGAAAAACTAGATGATGAGTGTTTAAAAGATGGTTCTCAGAAGAATTCTGAGTTCCCTCCTGCTTATACTAATGCAAAATGCAAACAAAACCATGAAAACATTATGATTCAAGCCAAAATACAGAGTAAGAACACAAATGAATCAGTCAGACCTTCCACTAGGCCCGGTCAGGCAAACCAAAAAATCGACCTGAAAACCCCAGTTGGGGAGAGAGCAAGCAGTTCTGGAAAGAAGACTAAGAGGAAATTAGATTACAATATACAG GTAACGCATCCTAGCATCAAAGAGAGAACAGAAGTGTCAATTGTTTCTCCAGAATTATTGAGTTTGAAACGATCCAGATCAG GAAGACTACTTTTACCTTCCCTAGATTTCTGGCGCAACCAAAAGGCAGTTTATGATGCGGTTCGTGATATCTTCCTGCCTCATACATG GATCGGAGAATTACTGGAATTCAGGAAGTCCTGCATGTGGTAG